The genomic DNA ttggtgAGATGTCAGGTGTCAGGTCATCTGGGGACAGCTGTTTGGAGAATGTTTTGAATAGTACCAGTGGTTTTATTTTGAATACTGGAAAATATTTCCTTCAGGTGAAATAGGTCTTTAtgcacctccccccccccccccccccccaaacatgcACATCCCAGCTTATCTATTTGTaggaacacaaaacatatgtaaacacacacacacaccccagtttATCTATTTGTAGAAACACAAAAGATATGTAAAGCAtactttaaacaaataaaatgcagCTGGagtacagttacacacacaccttcaacaGTTTGCAAATGTTCAGTCTTCAGAGCATTTCCGCTGGTGGAATGAAGAGTGGTGAATACAGGCTTGGAATTGCTGAATTTCTGCTTATGAACATGAAATACAGCTATCATTATAGTTAGGTTAATACAGCTATTTCTGCTTTACTTTATCCTTCCAAAACTATTGAACAGAATATTTTCAAGATACAGAGAGCAATGAGAGACAATATAATCAATTAAAATTTCTAGCCAAGTCCATTACAATTTTACCTCACCACAATACCAAAATGTTGACCAATGGTTCTTGGTGTATATGACAAAATGTATTAACGCGCACTGCCCTCCCTTCTCATAATCTGTGACGTACGAAGTCTACGGTATCCGTGAAAGTACAAACCACTCTCTGCgttttatatttacagtttcCGCTCAGAGCATGTGTAAACACGGTAGCTAACTGAAGAGGGatgtgttgaaatgaaaaaaaaaatggaacaaagtGTTGGAATTATGCGGGCATAAGAGTAGGTCTTTTGAATTATATTTTTGCAGTTCACTTCATTCCAAAGTTTCATTCGAAGTATTATTCGTTATGTGATGTGAAGTTTTTATCAGTTCGCCAGTTTGCTTGCTAGCTATATTGGTTGGGGTAGGAAACCTGTTATTACAATTATCCCTGCAAGTTATTAAGGCAGTTTAGACAGCACAGATAAGCCTCTTGTAAAAGTAAATTGTGTTTACGATCATTTCAGAATGGAAATAGCTGAATAGTTGCTTTTACAAGCCAGGCGAGTTTTATTAGGCCTGGAATGGAACTAGCCGATTACTGTGAAAAACCCGGGGACTCGGATAATGCCGATGGAATAAAAGAAGGAGTGGACCGATCTTGTAAGTGTGCGGAGGACGAGGTGATGGAATATGAAGACAGAGACGCTGATGGGGAGTCCACAATAACAGTCGTGAAGGAGACGAACGAGGAGGTAGAGCAACTGAGGGGAGAAAGACACGAGGAACACGAAGACCTGGATCCAAGGATACAGGTAGCTTGTTATCTAATAATACCTTCATTACTCATAACGAAACTGTCAGTTTGAGGCAGACTAGCACAAACTTGTCTGTCGGTTTGGTTGGATACGGTAAGACAAGTGCTTGATGAGTTAATTCTCATTCCCACTAATTCACGTGTTTGTATACATTCCAGATGTAAGTCTGTATAATCGCATTAATCctagctgaaaaaaaatgtaagcatTATGTTTTTAAGGATTATGATTTTGTCCTCATTTCCCTCGCGCAGGAGGAGCTGGAAAACTTGAACGAAGCCAGCGAGAAGATTAACCTTCTTGAACTGGAACTGAATGTAAGTGAAATGAGGTTGGAAACAATGAACTACTCTAACATGCTGAGGGTGTTTTGGAGTTTCACAAAAGGTTACAGAGGAAAGCAAGCAGTTCTTGATGGTGCATCTACTCGATTGATGTGATGTTGTGGTCGCAAGTTGTTGACACCTCATTGCTTACATGTGAGAGCACTGATTCTGTGCTTCCAGTGAACCTTATCTCATtgcatctcttcctctgctACCAGTAATTTGTGAACTGAATGAGCTGAGTCTTCATTCTGATACTGCTGGTGTTTTATTCTCACCACATTTTGAACAGTGGCTATGGAGGGGACGTAACAAAGACAGAGTGGAATTTCAGCAATGTCTGAGACTCCAAAATTGATCATTTTGATAATCGGGATACACAACATTCCTTCTCACGTACACTTTTATGTATGTGtagtatttttttccctctaaagaagttaacattttcatttgttccaTTTGATTTGAAGCAGAAGTATAACAGCAAGTCACATGtaacagtgtttctgtttggaATTGCTCCCAGAACTTCTTCCGTCTTTCTTGGAATGCTGCTGTACAAATTTGAATGGCCTCTAATGGATCCATTCTTTGGAGCGCTCCTTTCTTGACAGCAGAAAGATGCTCTCTGGTACCTTGCCTATCAAGCAGTTGAAAAAATGATggaaacacaccaaacacaaaaactgtgaatatatatattaagTACTAAGGGCTTGTGTCCTCCTTTTACAAGCTTCTGTCTCATTAGGAATTCTGCTTAATAAACCTTGGACTCTTGTCAGATATTagacttctgtttttttgggtttttttaggAGTCTGTAGTTCTTTGAGAGTGAAATGAGGTGGAAATTTCATTGGCATCGTATACCAGAATGTCTGATAAGAACTGGAGAGGCTATGTAATATGTTTGACTTTATCACTGATGTTATGAAACAGTTCTTAAATCTATTCAGTGCTGCATATGGCATCGGGAATTTCTTGGAAAGCTaagaacattttaaagaaatgacaTACGACCTCATATTCCATACTTTTAGTTCCTCTGTGTAGAGTAATAAATAAACCCTAGAGAGTCCCACAGAATACCTGCCCCCACAACGTTATCCAACGCCATGTTGAACGTGTGAGAGTTTGAAGGCTGCATTTGACATTCTTCAGATTGAAGGCCTTTCAAATGAAGAGAACAGTGTAAAAGAAGACCCGTCAGACCGTAGCACTTTCTTCCCCTCATCAGACAGGTTTTGTGCTCATTAGAGCATTGCCAAGGACTCTTGTCCACAGTGGGCCagtgttatttttattgttttgtcaaCCTCCTGCTCGTGCTCTTCCTCATGCCTGTTTAACCCCGTGAAGCCCTGACATGGGACAGCGTTTGGATTGAGAAGCAAtcttgtgggggttttttttggggggggtgtttacATATTTGTTGGTTGATGAAAGTGATTGATCTGAACACTGACTTTAATAAATATGAGTGTAATTTCTCTGTCTGGTTTCTCTTGTGTTTAGGAGGCTAGGGAGAGCCATGGGAAGGTGCTTTCAGAGTCTGTGAGAAAACTCAACGTGCTGTCCACTCAGCTGGGCGGCTGCATCGAGAAAGCCAGGCCGTACTACGAGGCAAGGAGAATGGCCAAAGCGGTACGGGCACCAGGCTCATTCTCTCCGCTAATGGATATTATAGCAGAACCtcagaggacatttgtgttatTTGTATAAACATTTACCAAATGAAGAGCAGAATAGATAAGTCACTTCGATTCTCttgacgccccccccccccccccccccccccccccaactaagATACAGTAACGACATTAAATACTTTCGCATGTCCTCTGCCCCccactcctccacctccctGCTGTGTTCCATTATTCCATTACTCAGTTACAGCTCATTTAAGTCACAACTTCCTGTTCAAACACTCTGTGAATTATACAGAGACAACATCTTTGCTCTTTCAGAACGGTAATGAGTTTAAGAGTTGGTTTGTCTGTGCAGTGGCTTTCAGAACAGCATGCACTTTGccctaaatgaaaaatgacagaatagATTCTAGTAGAGACAGTCATTAATGTAATGATTTGGTGCCGTaggtacttttttttcattctcatacATGCTCTGTGGGCTGTCACTAGCTCTGAGTCAATGTGTGAACTTTTATATGTTCAACTCTCCCTTTGCAAATGCCAAAACCTGCCCGGTTTTCTTTTACAGTATCGCACTCCTTCAGAGACAAACTGACTCCACTGTTAAGCTGAGTTTGTAACCTGGCGTAGAGCAATCATTTCACATAGAGTTTCCTTTACAAAAATCACTTTATACACCCTACATATTCTGCTCCTCCCAGGCGCAGCAGGAGATCCAGAGAGCAGCGCTCCGCTATGAGAGAGCCGTCTCCCTGCACACGGCCGCCCGGGAGATGGTGTCTGTGGCTGAACAGGGACTCAAGGCAGACAAGAACAAACTGGATCTCGCGTGGCAGGAGATGCTTAACAGCGCCACTGCCAAGGTGCCCCCACCACAACCCTTCCACACCCACCCCCTCTGTGGTTACTGCCAAAGTAAAAAGACCAAAAGGGCTCTATGGTTTCCCCTTGACGGCTGGGTTTTTGTAGGTCGTCATTTGTGTAGTGCAGTTACAGAATGAGTATTCTGATATTTTCCCACGCTGAAGCAGACTGATTTAGTCTCTCTGGTGTGAAAAGTGttcagtttgtctgtgagaAACCGCTGGGTGTCTGTGATTGGCAGGTGAACGAGGCAGAGGCAGAACGGCTGTCCAGTGAACAGGAGCACATGCGTGTCTCCCTCATGTGCCAGGAGGCAGAGACGCAGGTGCAGGCCCTACAGAAGTCTTTGAAGAGAGCCATCGCCAAATCTAAACCTTACTTTGAGCTCAAAGCCCAGCTGAACCACGTACTGGAGGTCTGTCTGAagccattcattcattaacatcACTCTTCACTAACATTACCAAGTGTTTTTTTGCACTGCCTTTCCTATATTACCATATCACAGAAAACAGGATGTCTTCCAATCTACAGCAAAATATGCTTTGGAAGTGGCTTGTAATAAGATAGCCTGGCTTTTGATGTTCTGTCCTTGTACAGCTTGTCTCAGGCATATTCAGGAAGTTCTTGGTATCATTGGTGAAGACGGAGATTTTGACTCATTTTAAACATCTGTTGGGGAAATTTCAATATCTTCATCTTTACATTAACTGTGACGTCAGTATAACATATGCACTGGTGATGCCCAGCTTTGACACACCCAGACAGACTCTGTACCCTCTACTGACCAGAGAGAAGTATACTcatgatttaaatgtatgtgtttattatgcaaaatacatgaatattcataaaatgaATTCTGTTCAGTCATCATATGAATCATAAGATAAACCACTGGCTCCCCCTGTCGAGACTGTcttttacataaaaatacaggtAATTTGTCAAAACAAGCACTTTGTCCTTTGAAAAAGAGCATTCAGCTTCATTATCCCTGGTGATTTTGGTCAGAGTCCAGCAGCTGTTTGTCCTGCTCATGTTCCAGTCTGGGAAACTCCACTGAACGCTCTGCTAGGCACTGGGGACCGGTGTCAGACCAGCGCTTCGTCTGAATGATGAGACCCATTACCCAGTTCACTTTTTCTTCCTGATGCACTTCCCCAGTTTAAACCTGTTATCCATGGGCTGCCGTCGCCGGCCAGCTACTGGTGAACCGGTTAAGATCCAAAACAGCCTGGAGTTTTTTCTCTTAGCTATTGCTCACCATCTGTTTCTTGAATTTGCAAACTTACACTATGCAAATAATTGGGCAACAAATTCTGGAttaatcaaaatgtttttactCCAGTGGTATGTTTGTCAAGGCGTTTTCCCTGGCCGCACcgtatatacagagagagagattgcataTTCACTCCATTTTACTCACAGTCCAGAGCTCTGGGCCTACTCTTATAAGATAACAAACCCAACAAAGCCCTTTCCACCTCCACTGAAGAGCATATGGTAAGGTACCTTTGATGGAATCAGGCCGTTGAAAGAGTGTGTGACAAGCAATTACTACGTTAAGAATATACGGATTACCGTTGTTATCAGTAACTTTCACATTTCCATGGGCGATAGTTTGAGATGAAATACAGTAGGAACTGTTAATCCACCAATGAAAACAGCCTCGTATGTCTGGTTTCCCTACCTGTACCACTTAATTTTCTCTCTTAGACTCTTACTGATTGAATTCAGcctgctctctgctcttgtCATTATCTCAGATATCATTAAATGAAGATTCATTATTGTTTAATTTGAGTGAGGGAAGCAGAATGTACAGGAAGATTAAGGCAGAGTTGAAGTGTTGGGAGAAGCAATGTTGGATGTGTTGAGGTGTCTCTTGGCTTTGATTTGGAGTGATGTGTTCCACACATAGGATAATCTGGTTTTACCAATATCAGTCAGGTGCCAGAGGACCTGAGTTTGTccttcttccctctgtctcccttttaCAGTGAAACCTTGCATGTCATACACTGGTTTTGaagggtttttgtgtgtatattaaatCAAACCCCAAAACTTTCACCTTAAATTCATGTGTCACATTCACTTTggatctcactcactcactcactatctaagccgcttatcctgattagggtcgcggggggtgctggagcctatcccagcgctcatagggcgaaaggcgggaaaacaccctggacaggtcgccagtccattgcagggcagacacacagacaaacacactcacacacacattcatacctaggggcaatttagtgtctccaattcacctaacctgcatgtctttggactgtgggaggaaaccggagctcccggaggaaacccacgcagacacagggagaacatgcaaactgcCACCTTGGATTTACTTTTTCCAAATCTCTAAGTCAGCACAATATGAACATGATAAAAGCTTTGGTGAAACAAGGGACtgatgacagatgtgtgtgtttcatgtgtttttcccccctcaggaTCAAAAATCAAGAGTCATGAAGTTGGAGGCACAGGTGGCTGAAGCAAAGTTGGGCTATTCCGACGCGCTGAAGAACCTGGAGCGAATCAGTGAGGAGATCCACGCCCAGAGAGAGCAGGACCAGCTCGACGGAAACGGAAACGgagacggagacggagacgCGCCTTGTGGAGGGAGGAGGCCTCCTGTAGGAGCAGAGGCAAACAGCACCAGTGTCTCTAATGAGACCGGGGCCTGTGCAGACACGCTCAAACACAGCCAGTGGACTAACGCTAAGCAGGGTGTTGCCAAGGCGATGGACTGGGCCGAGAGACACAGGGAGTGTGTCTGGgggcagagagagcaggaaagccCAGTAGAGTTGGCGAAGGGTGGCTCTGACTCCTTCTCTGTTCTGAGTCTTCAGACCATCGTCTCAGACCTGGAGAAGAGCGATTCTGTGGAGCACCTGGGCCATCTTAGTGACgcagtcagtctgtctgatgGAGACAGTGTGAAAGACGAAGACAAAAGGGGAACGTGGCAGATGAACAGTAcgagcaaacaaaaacaagtggaATTCCTTAAACAGCACCAAAGGAGCATCAGTTTGTGAGATCACAGACTTGCCTGGACCACCTTGTTTTTGTCTGCTTGCTCAACACCCCCTCCAGACAGTCGTTCCTGTTTGCCTGCTGTCTTGACTGGTACTTTGCACTGACTCCCTACATgcctttctgttctctttcttttctttttttttttggtcaaatgaCTTATGGGTGACTTAACCAAATTCAAATTCAGGTTTGTTAGCCAAGTTCATAGTCACTCAGCATCACTGATCAACCAACCAAACGACTTTTTCTGAATGAAGAtataatgattttgttttgaaaagagactacatgaaaaaatgacatttgattCTCTGGGAGATTTGATAAGTTATGTCATAGGGCTGGTCCCAGATCAGACATATTCACAGTGAAACTGTCACTTTATCCCCGTACTGACCGAATGTGTTGAACACTACAGGAAATCAATGCTCTGATGATCATTTTCACTGACTTTCAAGCTCATTAATTCCAATACTTAGACCTACGTTTTCCCCCCCAGTATAAACATTACATGTGAAGGCATGTTAATTAACAGTAACTTAAAAgttgattaaaagaaaaaagtatttctgctcttttcttttccagttttGTCCCTAGTTTGGAACATCCACAGAGTTGATTTTGGACTTCTTTTCTGCTTGAAAAATATTGCAAGAATTGatcatgtatgtttgtgtggcaTCGTGCATAGCACAACATAAAGACAGTAACAACAAGAATATGTGTATTATAACAATATGTTTTagttcagagagagaattttatcAGATGATGTGCGACATAATTTTAATGTGCAGTGCCTAAAGAGCTTTATGGTGAATTTCACCTTTAATGGTGTCTGATCACCTCTCTTTATGATCCCATTTCCAGATTTAATCGTCTTATTTCTGTCAGAAGACATCTTGTCTTATTTCATCTCTGTGTTATTCTATTGCTTTTGAATTACATTCCAATCAAGCCTTTTTTTGATTGAGTAAAATTTTTCTTTATGATGTGATCATGAATTCTGTACCTGAGCTGTTGCTCAGATATGGCCTGAGTCTATTTATCaagctttgttcttttttaggCAGATCTATTTTTatcttttgctctctgtattCCACTGCCTATTCTAACTTCCTAACAGATTTGTAAAGTCTGTCCAAGTTCTGTGTATAAGTTTGTAATGATATATCGTTGCTGATAATTTATGTGAAATCTGACCaattaataaattattattttggggtgatattgttttgtttgcattttcctTGATGTGAAgtcaataaaatattatttaggTAGCTCTTATTGAAATAAGGTAAAATTGTATGTTCTAACTTTTATCTTTGATGTGTAAACTCAAGTCAGGAGATAGTTTTACAGAGTGTGTTGAGGATTCTCAAATCCACTTTTAATGCAGGGGTAATATATGTAAAGCCATGGTAGGAACAAATGTGCCAGTGACTTGTCCGAGTTGTACAGAGAAGTCTCTGTGGAAGCGATGACAGGTCATTGTCCACTCATGGTGTTTGGGTGTAGAGCTACATGGCTTGGTCCAAAGAGGTCTCGTCATTTGGTTTGAATTTCCAAACATTTATGTTCGATCTTGTCTCAAATATTAAGAGGACAACAACAACCAGATTTACACATCCCATAGGAGTGAttaaacagacaagaaaaaaaacaacttgccCTTGGTGGAGCAGTGTAGGATCAGCCCTGATTAAATCTTTGCCATGGGTGTGGAATGTCTACAGCAATGTACTGGGAACCGAGTTGCCCTGTGTCTACACACCCAGTTTCGAAAATTTGTGCCTGGTGTCTTTTCTCGTCagtttacctcttttttttcctcccccaccCTCCTTCCCATGTGTTGGTCTGTGCTGAAAATAGCTGACTGATAGAACTGACAAACATGTCGTAAAAACAGAAATCTCCAAGACCGAAGATTATTACTAGGATAAACAATACACCCAGAGAAAAGCACTCCAGATTGAACTGCACGATGGGAGTGGAAGAATGGGTTTGGATGAGAAACAGACAGTATGAGGATCGATTGTGCAGGTGGAAAAAGTGGAATACCTGTCCTGTAGCCCCACTGAGCCGTTTTTATGGTGATAGTCGAGAGCGTGGCTGTTTTGAGTTTGTTCCGGTCGGTGTAACAGTGGAGTCGTCGGTGATCGCGTGAGGGAGGAGTGCAAGATGTTAGGACGAGTAGACAGCTGCGCAAACTACGTTTCATCATATGACGTCGcaagcaagagcgagagagggactgtaatgacaaagaaaaaaatggaaaggttACGGATGCGCGATGTCGAGTAGGAAGGaagtgtgtatatttaaatgCATTCTGCAATTTACATCACAATATTTTCCagcataaaaaaataacaattctATGCACGCACATCTGTATGTCCCATGTATTCAACGGGGCTAGTATTGCACATTCAGAGGTTCAACGAGCACTGTTGGTACTTTGACATCCACTAAACAGCAAATTAATTGCTTTTCTTTGCCACGAGTAGACATCGGACGCCACAACTGGCCGGTCAAGTTTGTGAGTAGTCTAAGTCAGTTTGTTTCCTCCCTTTGCTTTGTGTGTCCTTATTCCATTTAATGGTTTGCCGGTGTTCTGTGTATCGTATTTTATCAGATCAAGTGTATGATAGGCTATTTTTAGCCTTGTAACATTCTTTGATTCCTTGCAGTTTTTCGAACTCCTCCGATAGCTGTCTGAGTAGCTGCGCGGAAAACTcgtatttgcattttttcagAACTCAATTTGACAGCATCCCGCCAACGACCGGTGTTTTTAGTTGTCTCTGTCCCCACCCAAGAGCGCTTCAGTGGCTGTCACTGAGGACTCGTATAACGTCGCAGTCTCTTTTATTGAAACTCTAAACAGTGTAAATGGTAAAAACCTTCACACAGTATTTAAGGATTTATTTAGTATAGACAGAAATTTATGGGCAGTTTATCACAGCTGCCTCAGAGACGTAATAATGTTATTAAGGGCATCCACGTCAGCGTAAAGTTCGTGATATTATCTTAGAAATCAATGTCTGAGATTTTAACAGTGCATGCATTTGCTTCTTCATTCTTACAGAGTAAACGAGTTTGAACATGCTACGAGGGAaactgaaaatctgaaaaaagtcaaagtgtcactgtgtgtttctgtcacacGGTCAGACTCGGGAACCACTataaaagctctctctcaccGCCCTTTCAGCTTCACTTGAACAGCTTGTACCTCACTGTTTCTGACATGTTCTCTAAGTGTGACAGTTGCAGTGGTAGGGCAGTTTGTATTGTCTTGAATAGTTTGTCATCCGCTATGAACTTTGGTCTGCTAGATTGtctgacaaacaacacagaactcaTTAGCAGTGTCATGCTTGCCTTTTCAAACCAACAGTCGCATAttatattttttgtattatatttattgtatttgtaCACGCCGCCTCATACAATACATACGTAGCACACGCAGTTTTGATGGTAAAGATAATTCTTAGCTGAAAAAAGCAGCCAGGAAGAGCATTATCTGATCttgctgtgttttatctttAGTGATGTGAATCTAATCATTGTGACGTTTAGATTCCCAGGCCAAACTCAGAAAAACTGAATATCTGTGTAACTATGTCTTTTACCTGGATAAAATTCCCACAGCACTGAAAAGTGcctcttaatgtgtgtgtgtgtgtgtgtgtgtgttgatgcgtATTTTTAAACTCCCCCGTCACTCATGAAAACTTTACATCCTGCAGCACTGTGCAGGCGTTACTAGAGCTTTCCTTTCCACAGCTTCCAGCAGCACATATCAAgacaagaaaggaaaaggatATTTATGACAGTTCCGTAATTGGCATAATGTTAATAGATTTTTCCTGTATTGCCTTGTAAATATAGGCATATAATTGCAGGCTGCTGCATGCTGTGACGTTTTGTtgaatatttacagtgaatGCTGAGACTGACAATCCTTCCATGTCATGTTTATTtagactcctctcctctctccatctctatccACAGATCCTGTAATGGCACTGCCATTGTTTCTTGTAATTTTCTACTTGCTTCCCACTCCCATCGTGTCCATACATAATTCAACAGCAggaggtaatgtgtgtgtgtgtgtgtgtgtctgtgtgtgtgtgtgagtgtgtgtgtgtatagatgagcgagagagactgagagagagagagagagagcgagagcgagagagagagactgactgactgagatagggagtgagagagaaggagagagagtgagaaagagagggagaaacaggaaaggggagagagagagagagagagagagagagagagtgagagagagtgtcccACCGAGGGAAGTAAACCCAGAATAACATCAGCCCACGCAGTAAAGTGGTATGCCATAATTGCATTCTGAGACTCAGGAGGAGGAAGCGTGGTTTGACACTGCAGGACTGCCCATGGTCAGTTATGACGGCAGGACAGTGGTGAGGTCCTGAAATATAAAGCTCTGTATTACACAGCATCTTTAATGTCTCGGTGGCATTCTTCTTACTACTTGATGgcattttctgcttgtttactCACAAGTACCTTGAACTGGCTGTTAAAGATCTTTTTTTGGGGTTCGTGCAGAAACATTTTGTctccattctttcattcttaacCAGAAAGCACAGTGTTTTTTAATGAGCAGTGTATTGGTCTAACTATTTAGTGTGAATCCTGTATGTCACATGCAGATCTTGGAGTTGAGATCTGATGATTCTCTGCAAAGCTgggattcttttcttttcacctgaTTCATATTAATCCACCTGAGAATGTCTCCAAGAATCATAGAAATGTAACACTCCCTCCACCAGAGCCTAACATGATTTTGATTgtacttttctttctcactaCAACTGAGTGGTTTTAGAAAAACTACATAAATCATAACAACTGTAAGCTTAATCATGCTATCTTACTTGTGACAGTACGGCTGTATGCTTACTTTTTGAGGTGGTAGCACTGGAGCAGGCAAAAAACATTAAGCAGCATAAAGAAAACATTAGTAGCACACAGAGAAGCACAATTGAAAACATGctttattatttaaaaataaattgtctTTCCAGATTTTTTCAGTGCAGGCTGTTCCGTTTCAGCCATAAGAAAAATAGCGATGTCT from Chanos chanos chromosome 8, fChaCha1.1, whole genome shotgun sequence includes the following:
- the sh3bp5la gene encoding SH3-binding domain protein 5-like, a is translated as MEYEDRDADGESTITVVKETNEEVEQLRGERHEEHEDLDPRIQEELENLNEASEKINLLELELNEARESHGKVLSESVRKLNVLSTQLGGCIEKARPYYEARRMAKAAQQEIQRAALRYERAVSLHTAAREMVSVAEQGLKADKNKLDLAWQEMLNSATAKVNEAEAERLSSEQEHMRVSLMCQEAETQVQALQKSLKRAIAKSKPYFELKAQLNHVLEDQKSRVMKLEAQVAEAKLGYSDALKNLERISEEIHAQREQDQLDGNGNGDGDGDAPCGGRRPPVGAEANSTSVSNETGACADTLKHSQWTNAKQGVAKAMDWAERHRECVWGQREQESPVELAKGGSDSFSVLSLQTIVSDLEKSDSVEHLGHLSDAVSLSDGDSVKDEDKRGTWQMNSTSKQKQVEFLKQHQRSISL